The Verrucomicrobiota bacterium genome has a segment encoding these proteins:
- a CDS encoding DUF1553 domain-containing protein: MNFDLFPANSGRTTNDAFSIQAPASCGVAVRSAPHRQFSALESQGDSASKPRVARVARSSQPWAAGRNPLGIGGGSLQMRGRIRALVSVLIGFMCGLLNLFAENRTQAVEQTGPSGKRTSALTQHDIVPILLRHCSPCHGTRQREGNLDLRTKASMLQGGNSGPAIVPNDPSASRVIQRIQSGECPPGKRLVEANVKPVPPSDLARLMEWIASGAREAPDEPDRAGTPEDPLVRDADRQFWSFRPVKPVVQPPVRQPELVRNPIDSFVLSKLEAEGLSFAAEAAKSVLLRRVYYDLTGLPPTPEETQTFLSDTDPAAYEKLIDRLLASPRYGERWGRHWLDVAGYSDVEGRREQHLPRRFAYRYRDYVIQSFNADKPYDRFLLEQIAGDELADYEGAPVLTQELYDNLVATGFLRMGPDPTWANITGFVPDRLEVISDAMDVFGSGVLGLTLKCARCHDHKFDPIPQRDYYRLIDLFKGAYDEYDWLKPDQRAFGGAVNIGKLGERSLPFVLPEERKAWREHNEKIQREIDAQTSDLRDEENRVRRKFRAAQLAELAAPLRQEVEKMLETPVADRTPAQTQLAERYEKKLTPDQNELKKFDPDFKKRVDQLAALASKKSPEPRLAALWDRGEPSPTYLYRRGEPDRAGALVKAGVPAVLTDGRTPFEIQTPWPGAKKTGRRLALARWLANPQHPLTSRVMANRIWQQHFGQGLVKSAGNFGKTGSPPTHPELLDWLANEFVRLGWRMKPLHRLILTSRAYRQSSVISRRQLAGDPENTLLSRMPLRRLEAEAVWDSLVFVAGCLGEAGFGPPVPVHSRGDGVVVPGKTADGWRRSIYGQQLRKDIPTVLEVFDLPLMNPNCLERSESIVASQSLHLLNESVVRDLAMRFADRVVREAGPELARQIERAYLIAYSRRPSLAEREAGVEFVRRLLAVDQDQRKRENAGSSLASDTERPPEQQALAIFCHTLMNAAEFLHID, from the coding sequence ATGAACTTCGATTTATTCCCCGCGAATTCAGGGCGGACCACGAATGATGCCTTCTCAATTCAGGCGCCTGCCTCTTGCGGTGTGGCAGTCCGCTCTGCTCCTCATAGGCAATTCTCCGCTCTAGAATCCCAGGGGGATTCTGCCTCAAAGCCCAGGGTAGCTAGGGTAGCTCGTTCCTCGCAACCCTGGGCTGCAGGGCGCAATCCCCTTGGGATTGGGGGCGGCAGCCTGCAGATGCGCGGAAGAATCCGGGCTTTGGTGTCCGTGTTGATTGGGTTCATGTGTGGGCTGCTCAACTTATTCGCGGAGAATCGAACACAGGCCGTCGAACAAACCGGCCCTTCCGGCAAGCGCACGTCCGCCCTGACCCAACACGACATTGTCCCGATCTTGCTGAGGCATTGTTCGCCCTGTCACGGAACGCGCCAGCGCGAAGGGAACCTGGACCTGCGCACGAAGGCGTCCATGCTTCAAGGAGGCAACTCCGGTCCCGCGATCGTTCCGAACGATCCGAGCGCAAGCCGCGTCATCCAGCGCATCCAATCGGGCGAATGTCCTCCCGGCAAACGCCTGGTGGAAGCCAACGTGAAACCTGTCCCGCCGTCCGACCTGGCGCGACTGATGGAATGGATCGCGTCCGGAGCGCGCGAAGCGCCCGATGAACCCGACCGCGCCGGCACGCCGGAGGACCCGTTGGTCCGTGACGCCGATCGCCAGTTCTGGTCGTTCCGTCCAGTGAAGCCAGTCGTCCAACCGCCCGTGCGTCAGCCCGAGCTGGTTCGCAATCCGATCGACTCTTTCGTCTTGAGCAAGCTCGAAGCCGAAGGCCTGAGCTTCGCCGCCGAAGCCGCAAAGAGCGTTTTGCTGCGGCGCGTCTATTACGATTTGACCGGATTGCCGCCCACGCCGGAGGAGACGCAAACGTTTCTTTCCGACACCGATCCCGCCGCCTACGAAAAGCTGATCGACCGCTTGCTTGCGTCGCCGCGCTACGGCGAGCGCTGGGGACGTCACTGGCTGGACGTGGCCGGCTACTCGGATGTGGAAGGCCGGCGCGAACAACATTTGCCGAGGCGTTTCGCTTACCGCTACCGCGATTACGTCATCCAATCTTTTAACGCGGACAAACCATACGACCGTTTCCTGCTCGAACAAATCGCCGGGGATGAACTGGCCGATTACGAAGGCGCGCCGGTCCTGACTCAGGAGCTCTACGACAATTTGGTCGCGACCGGATTTTTGCGCATGGGGCCTGACCCGACCTGGGCGAACATCACCGGCTTTGTGCCGGACCGGCTGGAGGTTATTTCCGACGCCATGGACGTGTTCGGTTCCGGTGTGCTCGGATTGACGCTGAAATGCGCGCGCTGCCACGATCACAAGTTCGATCCGATCCCGCAGCGCGATTACTATCGCTTGATCGATCTCTTCAAAGGCGCGTACGACGAATACGACTGGCTCAAGCCGGATCAGCGGGCCTTCGGCGGCGCGGTGAACATCGGAAAGCTGGGCGAACGTTCGCTCCCGTTTGTCCTGCCGGAGGAACGAAAAGCCTGGCGCGAACACAACGAAAAAATCCAGCGCGAGATCGACGCCCAAACCTCCGATCTGCGTGACGAGGAAAACCGAGTGAGAAGAAAGTTCCGCGCCGCGCAATTGGCCGAACTCGCAGCGCCGCTCCGCCAGGAAGTTGAGAAGATGCTGGAGACACCGGTTGCGGACCGCACGCCGGCTCAAACTCAATTGGCCGAGCGCTACGAGAAAAAGCTCACGCCCGATCAGAACGAGCTGAAGAAGTTCGATCCGGATTTCAAGAAGCGCGTCGATCAACTCGCCGCATTGGCGAGCAAGAAATCGCCGGAGCCGCGCCTCGCCGCGCTCTGGGATCGAGGCGAACCGTCGCCCACGTACCTGTATCGCCGCGGGGAGCCGGATCGCGCCGGAGCGTTGGTGAAAGCGGGCGTGCCAGCCGTGTTGACCGATGGGCGAACGCCGTTCGAGATCCAGACGCCCTGGCCGGGCGCTAAGAAAACTGGACGCCGGTTGGCCTTGGCCCGTTGGCTGGCGAATCCACAGCATCCGCTGACGAGTCGAGTGATGGCGAATCGCATCTGGCAGCAACACTTCGGGCAAGGACTCGTCAAAAGCGCGGGCAACTTCGGCAAGACCGGCTCGCCCCCGACGCATCCGGAATTGCTCGACTGGTTGGCCAACGAATTCGTGCGCCTGGGTTGGCGCATGAAACCCTTGCACCGGTTAATCCTCACCTCGCGCGCGTATCGACAGAGCTCCGTGATTTCCCGCAGGCAACTCGCGGGCGACCCGGAAAACACATTGCTTTCGCGCATGCCTCTGCGGCGTCTCGAAGCCGAGGCCGTCTGGGATAGCCTGGTCTTTGTCGCGGGTTGCCTGGGTGAAGCTGGTTTTGGGCCTCCGGTTCCTGTCCACTCGCGCGGTGACGGAGTGGTTGTTCCCGGCAAAACGGCCGACGGCTGGCGCCGGAGCATTTACGGGCAGCAACTCCGCAAGGATATCCCGACGGTGCTGGAAGTGTTCGATCTGCCCCTGATGAATCCCAACTGCCTCGAACGCAGCGAATCGATCGTCGCGTCGCAATCGCTGCACTTGCTGAATGAGAGTGTGGTGCGCGATTTGGCGATGCGCTTTGCCGACCGTGTCGTTCGCGAGGCAGGACCGGAATTGGCGCGGCAGATCGAGCGGGCCTACCTGATCGCGTATTCCAGGCGACCGTCGCTGGCCGAGCGCGAGGCGGGCGTCGAGTTTGTGCGGCGCCTTTTGGCGGTTGACCAGGATCAAAGGAAGCGCGAGAACGCCGGTTCATCGTTGGCCAGCGATACCGAGCGACCGCCCGAACAACAAGCATTGGCGATTTTTTGTCACACGCTGATGAATGCGGCTGAGTTTCTCCACATCGACTAA
- a CDS encoding sel1 repeat family protein, translating to MGLSFPAGFAWKHSSKCGPACNAVVFVRWVLYIGRVMHFLARLVSLVGSAKSIRAGIQKAQTVAAQVKQTVENYETASFHESLRQAEQGSASAQYDTGEDYYFGRTAPQDYAEALRWFLKAAEQGHTQAQANVGMLYALGRGVRQDYLEAFKWVSLAAAHGNEGAKKTQEVVLGKLSREQREEAERQVSEFLTRKRVSAVKPTRRKSDS from the coding sequence ATGGGTTTGTCCTTTCCTGCAGGGTTTGCATGGAAGCACTCTAGCAAGTGCGGCCCGGCGTGCAACGCCGTTGTCTTTGTCCGCTGGGTTCTCTACATTGGTCGGGTCATGCATTTTCTTGCTCGTCTCGTTTCGCTGGTGGGCTCGGCCAAATCGATTCGCGCCGGGATTCAGAAGGCGCAGACGGTTGCGGCGCAGGTGAAGCAGACGGTTGAGAATTACGAAACGGCGAGCTTTCACGAAAGTCTGCGCCAGGCCGAACAAGGCAGCGCCTCCGCCCAATACGATACCGGCGAGGATTATTATTTCGGGCGCACGGCGCCGCAAGATTACGCGGAAGCGCTCAGGTGGTTTCTCAAAGCCGCGGAGCAAGGCCACACGCAGGCGCAAGCGAACGTCGGCATGCTCTACGCGCTGGGGCGCGGCGTGCGGCAGGACTACCTCGAGGCGTTCAAATGGGTAAGTCTGGCGGCCGCCCATGGCAATGAAGGCGCCAAGAAAACACAAGAAGTCGTACTCGGGAAATTGTCGCGCGAACAACGGGAGGAGGCCGAGCGGCAGGTCTCGGAATTCTTGACCAGAAAGCGCGTCAGCGCGGTTAAACCAACCCGGAGGAAATCGGATTCCTAA
- the amrA gene encoding AmmeMemoRadiSam system protein A, with protein MKTSEGSDAGPGSWSWLKGWKARLFGRSDGPDSSGASGQPDVSAAAAAGSALTAGLSPEERHVLLDLARRSLQAAVKDEVLPQIEPPGASAKLLEPTGCFVTLRNKGKLRGCLGQIFPRSALYKAVMHNARSAARSDPRFAHVELDELEQIEIEISILAEPQPLSFHSPEELLDQLHPLADGVVLQIGDRTATFLPQVWANIPDRVTFMNSLARKADCDEDAWRRPGVSVSVYRAESFKED; from the coding sequence GTGAAAACCTCGGAAGGTTCGGACGCTGGCCCGGGAAGCTGGTCCTGGCTCAAAGGGTGGAAAGCGCGCCTGTTCGGGCGGAGCGACGGGCCCGACAGTTCAGGCGCCTCCGGTCAGCCCGATGTCTCCGCCGCGGCGGCGGCGGGTTCTGCGCTGACGGCAGGATTAAGCCCGGAAGAGCGGCACGTGCTGCTGGACCTGGCCAGGAGATCCCTGCAAGCCGCGGTCAAAGACGAGGTTCTTCCGCAAATCGAGCCTCCCGGCGCCTCCGCCAAATTGCTTGAACCCACCGGATGCTTTGTCACGTTGCGCAACAAGGGCAAACTGCGCGGATGTCTGGGACAGATCTTCCCGCGGTCCGCGCTTTACAAAGCCGTCATGCACAACGCGCGGTCAGCCGCCAGGAGCGACCCGCGCTTCGCGCACGTGGAGCTCGACGAGCTGGAGCAGATCGAAATCGAGATCAGCATTCTCGCCGAACCGCAGCCGTTGAGTTTCCACTCCCCGGAGGAGTTGCTGGACCAGCTCCATCCTCTGGCCGACGGGGTGGTGCTGCAGATCGGCGATCGAACGGCGACCTTTCTCCCGCAGGTGTGGGCAAACATCCCGGATCGAGTCACCTTCATGAATTCGCTCGCGAGAAAAGCAGACTGCGACGAGGACGCCTGGCGCAGACCCGGCGTGAGCGTCTCTGTCTATCGGGCGGAATCATTTAAGGAAGATTAG
- the metH gene encoding methionine synthase, with protein sequence MSKIEQEKPEATEAQTPFSPLPHANRSDRVLGECITQSPRGEQTSGAGEMPALPSNVSINFINIGERTNVAGSPKFAQLVKAGDFEAALSIARQQVENGAQIIDVCMDEGMIDGAAAMTHFLNLISGEPDIARVPIMIDSSKWSVIEAGLKCVQGKGIVNSISLKEGEAKFVEQAKLVRRYGAAVVVMAFDEKGQADSLPRRTEVCARAYKILTEQVGFPPEDIIFDPNILTVGTGMEEHANYAVDFIEATRWIKQNLPFAKVSGGVSNISFSFRGNNTVREAMHSAFLYHAVKAGLDMGIVNAGQLAVYDEVPKDLLELVEDVLLNRRPDATERLIKFAESVKQKDKTEAVEDAWRQGSVEERLAHALVKGIVDFIEADVEEARQKYGKPLAVIEGPLMDGMNVVGDLFGVGKMFLPQVVKSARVMKKAVAYLQPFMEAEKARTGAKHQGKILLATVKGDVHDIGKNIVGVVLRCNNYEVLDLGVMAPCEKILRTAIEEKVDLVGLSGLITPSLDEMVHVASEMDRQGFKLPLLIGGATTSKAHTAVKIAPAYRQPVIHVLDASRAVPVAGSLLSLDQRPKFAESVRLEYEKVRAQHGAQQAKLLSLEEARARAPQLDWLNYQPARPEFIGTVTLGSDLKSPVADRRSPIALASTCKSQISNLNFEISLADLVPFIDWSPFFHTWELRGRYPAILNHPRHGEEARKLFAEAQALLEKIVSERWLSARGVYGFFPASRVGDDVELYRDESRNQILTTFHFLRQQIEKPDRQPSYCLANFVAPKNPQSIDFLGAFAVSAGFGVEELVKQFKAEHDDYNAIMTEALADRLAEAFAEYLHARVRKQWGYGRDENLTTEQLIEEQYRGIRPAAGYPACPDHTEKRLLWELLDVERRAGIKLTESCAMWPASSVSGLYFSHPDSKYFAVGKLGRDQLLDYHRRKGMSLQEVEKWLGPYLNYDPARSAPASADSVGCACGTRHS encoded by the coding sequence ATGAGCAAAATCGAACAGGAGAAACCAGAGGCAACAGAGGCCCAAACTCCGTTCTCTCCGTTGCCTCATGCTAACAGAAGTGACCGGGTACTCGGTGAGTGCATTACTCAATCCCCGAGGGGCGAACAAACATCCGGGGCAGGCGAGATGCCTGCCCTACCTTCGAACGTTTCCATTAATTTCATCAACATTGGCGAGCGCACCAACGTCGCGGGCTCGCCGAAGTTCGCCCAGTTGGTCAAGGCCGGCGACTTCGAGGCCGCGCTCAGCATTGCCCGCCAGCAAGTCGAGAACGGCGCGCAGATCATCGACGTTTGCATGGATGAAGGCATGATCGACGGCGCCGCCGCGATGACGCATTTCTTGAATTTGATTTCCGGAGAGCCGGACATCGCGCGCGTGCCCATCATGATCGACTCCTCCAAATGGTCCGTGATCGAAGCCGGCCTGAAATGCGTCCAGGGCAAAGGCATCGTCAACTCGATCAGCCTTAAGGAGGGCGAAGCGAAGTTCGTCGAGCAAGCCAAGCTCGTCCGGCGCTACGGTGCGGCGGTGGTGGTGATGGCGTTTGACGAAAAGGGCCAGGCCGATTCGTTGCCGCGCCGGACGGAAGTTTGCGCGCGCGCTTACAAAATTCTCACGGAGCAAGTCGGTTTTCCGCCGGAGGACATCATTTTCGATCCGAACATTCTCACGGTCGGCACGGGCATGGAGGAGCACGCGAATTACGCCGTCGATTTCATTGAGGCGACGCGTTGGATCAAACAGAATCTGCCGTTCGCCAAAGTCAGCGGCGGCGTGAGCAACATTTCCTTCAGCTTCCGCGGCAACAACACGGTCCGGGAAGCGATGCACTCCGCCTTTCTCTATCACGCGGTCAAGGCCGGGCTCGACATGGGCATCGTCAATGCGGGCCAGCTTGCCGTGTACGACGAAGTCCCGAAGGACTTGCTGGAATTGGTCGAGGACGTCTTGCTCAACCGGCGGCCGGACGCGACCGAACGCCTCATCAAATTCGCCGAATCGGTCAAGCAGAAGGACAAAACCGAAGCCGTCGAGGACGCCTGGCGGCAAGGGTCCGTTGAAGAGCGGCTCGCGCACGCGCTCGTCAAAGGCATCGTGGATTTCATCGAAGCGGACGTGGAGGAAGCTCGCCAGAAATACGGCAAACCTCTCGCCGTCATCGAAGGCCCGCTCATGGATGGGATGAACGTGGTGGGCGATCTGTTCGGGGTCGGCAAGATGTTCTTGCCGCAAGTCGTGAAGTCCGCCCGGGTCATGAAGAAGGCCGTCGCGTATTTGCAGCCTTTCATGGAAGCGGAGAAAGCGCGCACGGGAGCGAAACACCAGGGCAAAATCCTGCTCGCCACCGTGAAGGGTGACGTCCACGACATCGGCAAGAACATTGTCGGCGTCGTGCTCCGTTGCAACAACTACGAGGTTCTTGATCTGGGCGTGATGGCGCCGTGCGAAAAGATTCTTCGGACGGCCATTGAGGAAAAAGTCGATCTCGTCGGCCTGAGCGGCTTGATCACGCCGTCCCTGGATGAAATGGTGCACGTGGCCAGCGAGATGGACCGGCAGGGATTCAAGTTGCCGCTCCTGATCGGCGGGGCCACGACCAGCAAAGCGCACACGGCGGTGAAAATCGCTCCGGCGTATCGGCAGCCCGTCATTCACGTTTTGGACGCCTCCCGCGCCGTGCCCGTGGCCGGTTCCCTCCTGAGCCTTGACCAGCGTCCGAAGTTCGCCGAATCCGTCCGGCTGGAATACGAGAAAGTCCGAGCGCAGCACGGCGCTCAACAAGCAAAACTGCTCTCCCTCGAAGAAGCGCGCGCGCGCGCGCCGCAGTTGGATTGGTTGAACTATCAACCGGCCAGGCCGGAGTTCATTGGAACCGTTACGCTGGGTTCGGATCTGAAATCGCCAGTCGCCGATCGCCGATCGCCCATCGCGCTCGCCTCCACCTGCAAATCCCAAATCTCAAATCTCAACTTTGAAATCTCTCTTGCCGATCTTGTTCCATTCATCGACTGGTCCCCGTTCTTCCACACGTGGGAACTGCGCGGGCGTTACCCGGCCATACTAAATCATCCCAGGCACGGCGAAGAAGCGCGCAAACTTTTCGCGGAGGCGCAGGCGTTGCTGGAGAAGATCGTTTCCGAACGATGGCTGAGCGCGCGCGGCGTTTATGGCTTTTTCCCGGCCAGCCGCGTCGGCGACGACGTCGAGCTTTACCGGGACGAATCGCGAAACCAGATTCTCACGACGTTCCACTTCCTGCGCCAGCAGATCGAGAAGCCCGACCGGCAGCCAAGCTATTGCCTGGCCAACTTTGTCGCTCCAAAAAATCCGCAATCGATAGATTTCCTCGGTGCGTTCGCGGTCAGCGCCGGCTTCGGCGTGGAGGAACTGGTGAAGCAGTTCAAAGCCGAGCACGACGACTACAACGCCATCATGACTGAGGCCCTGGCGGATCGACTGGCGGAGGCGTTTGCCGAGTATCTCCACGCGCGAGTCCGCAAGCAATGGGGCTATGGGCGAGACGAGAACCTTACGACCGAACAGCTCATCGAGGAGCAGTATCGCGGAATTCGTCCGGCGGCAGGCTATCCGGCGTGTCCGGACCACACGGAGAAACGGCTGCTGTGGGAATTGCTCGACGTCGAGCGGCGCGCCGGCATCAAGCTGACCGAAAGCTGCGCCATGTGGCCGGCCAGCAGCGTGAGCGGGCTCTATTTCTCGCATCCGGACTCAAAGTATTTCGCCGTGGGCAAACTCGGACGCGACCAGTTGCTCGATTATCACCGGCGGAAGGGAATGAGTTTGCAGGAAGTGGAGAAGTGGCTGGGGCCTTACTTGAATTATGATCCGGCCAGAAGCGCGCCGGCCAGCGCGGATTCCGTCGGATGCGCTTGCGGAACGCGGCACAGCTAA
- a CDS encoding immunoglobulin domain-containing protein yields MCFLSNALAQTVSLSIKPANQQVAVSWASGLDLVQPQKSTNVALGLWQDFGAATTATSVSDSTSAGSAFYRLRFPAPNIVTQPQGQSAALGGKAAFTVAAAGTAPIAYQWRRSNTNLPGQNSALLELTNLALTAAGDYAVLVSNRAGAVTSAVATLTFAASAGPPRGIYMGTFPGQTNGGFAGLVTSNRLGVILAYNPGQTQSVFLTNVWVAMDGSFSNRLAPGASISGTFLTDTVSGTLVGTNASTGTFSGALKSTSGLQQDNAGYYAGVFSGLLSGDASFILADDGTAFTFLSSPIISGGTFGKIDASNAFSAVVSYTIPGTTAPSLILIAGTLNSTTHQFAGTYSFSGITLGAFSLSRVHAP; encoded by the coding sequence TTGTGTTTTCTTAGCAATGCGCTCGCCCAAACTGTCTCCCTCTCGATTAAGCCTGCCAATCAGCAAGTGGCCGTTTCGTGGGCGAGCGGGCTGGATCTCGTGCAGCCACAAAAGTCCACGAACGTGGCTTTGGGTCTTTGGCAGGATTTTGGTGCGGCCACCACTGCAACCAGCGTCAGCGATTCCACCAGCGCCGGGTCCGCGTTCTATCGGCTGCGCTTCCCGGCGCCGAATATTGTCACGCAACCGCAGGGCCAGAGCGCCGCACTGGGCGGCAAGGCGGCTTTCACGGTCGCGGCTGCCGGCACCGCGCCTATCGCGTATCAATGGCGCCGAAGCAATACCAACTTGCCTGGCCAAAACTCGGCTTTGCTGGAACTGACCAATCTCGCTCTGACGGCGGCCGGCGATTATGCCGTGTTGGTCTCCAATCGCGCGGGCGCGGTGACCAGCGCCGTTGCGACGCTGACGTTCGCGGCGTCGGCGGGTCCGCCACGCGGCATCTACATGGGCACGTTCCCCGGACAAACCAACGGCGGGTTCGCCGGACTCGTGACTTCCAATCGGCTCGGGGTGATTCTGGCGTACAATCCGGGGCAAACCCAAAGCGTGTTCCTGACCAACGTGTGGGTCGCGATGGACGGCAGTTTTTCCAATCGTCTCGCGCCGGGCGCGTCAATCAGCGGCACGTTCCTGACGGATACCGTGAGCGGGACACTTGTAGGCACGAACGCCTCGACCGGGACTTTCAGCGGGGCGCTGAAGTCCACGAGCGGACTCCAACAAGACAACGCGGGCTATTACGCAGGCGTTTTTAGCGGGCTTCTCTCCGGCGATGCCAGTTTCATTCTCGCGGACGACGGCACGGCTTTTACTTTCTTGTCCTCGCCGATTATCTCCGGCGGCACGTTCGGAAAAATCGACGCCTCCAACGCTTTCTCGGCGGTTGTCTCGTACACGATTCCTGGGACCACCGCGCCGAGTCTGATCCTGATTGCAGGCACGTTGAATTCCACCACCCATCAATTCGCCGGGACGTACAGTTTTAGCGGCATCACGCTGGGCGCGTTTTCTCTCTCGCGCGTTCACGCGCCGTGA
- a CDS encoding DUF1501 domain-containing protein produces the protein MDSSNSRDDCSLTRRGWFERMTGGLCGTALAYLFRNEFGARFAAFAAEPREPMPGVGPTYDLKPRAPHFAAKAKAVIQLFMNGGPSQVDLFDPKPMLDKHHGESYFDKIAGEVENVNAAGSILRSPFKFAQHGKSGMWLSELLPHLAKQADNLAVIRSMFTTNITHEPALYLIHSGQMRAGYPCLGSWVIYGLGTENQNLPAYVVLADPAGLPVNGVENWNAGFLPPIFQGTPFRPTGAPILNLHPAKQDAPAVSQFARDFLARLDRTHESARPFQPRLAARIASYELAARMQLAADEALDLSKESSGTLQLYGVGRQPTDSYGRRCLIARRLVERGVRFVQIFINGQIWDHHTGIAAGLKSASERTDQPVAALLRDLKQRGLLESTLVLWGGEFGRLPIAQLPDDKSEQNAGRDHNKNAFTTWMAGAGIKGGTVFGATDELGLAAVENRVSVPDWHATILHLLGMNHEELFFERNGLKDRLTGVTDARVVEAILS, from the coding sequence ATGGACTCAAGCAACTCCAGAGACGATTGCTCACTCACCCGCCGCGGCTGGTTTGAACGCATGACCGGCGGCTTATGTGGAACCGCGCTCGCCTATTTGTTCCGGAATGAGTTTGGAGCGCGCTTCGCCGCGTTCGCCGCGGAGCCGCGCGAGCCGATGCCCGGCGTCGGACCCACCTATGATCTCAAGCCGCGCGCGCCGCATTTCGCCGCGAAAGCCAAAGCGGTCATTCAGCTCTTCATGAACGGCGGCCCGAGCCAAGTTGATCTGTTCGACCCCAAGCCGATGCTCGACAAGCATCATGGAGAATCCTACTTCGACAAGATCGCGGGCGAGGTGGAGAACGTGAACGCGGCAGGTTCGATTTTGCGCAGCCCGTTTAAGTTCGCGCAGCACGGCAAATCCGGGATGTGGCTGAGCGAACTGCTCCCGCACCTGGCGAAGCAGGCCGATAATCTGGCTGTGATTCGCTCGATGTTCACGACCAACATCACCCACGAGCCGGCCTTGTATCTGATCCACAGCGGCCAAATGCGTGCGGGGTATCCGTGCCTGGGTTCCTGGGTGATTTATGGATTGGGCACTGAGAATCAGAACCTTCCCGCCTATGTGGTGTTGGCCGATCCGGCGGGATTGCCCGTGAACGGGGTGGAGAATTGGAACGCCGGTTTTTTGCCACCGATTTTCCAGGGAACACCCTTCCGGCCGACCGGAGCGCCGATTCTGAATTTGCATCCGGCCAAGCAAGACGCGCCTGCGGTCTCGCAATTCGCGCGCGATTTCTTGGCGCGGCTGGACCGAACCCACGAAAGCGCGCGGCCCTTCCAACCGAGACTCGCGGCCCGCATCGCCAGTTACGAACTGGCGGCGCGAATGCAGTTGGCCGCCGACGAGGCGCTGGATCTCTCCAAGGAAAGCTCCGGCACGTTGCAGCTCTACGGAGTCGGCCGGCAACCGACCGATTCCTATGGCCGTCGCTGTTTGATCGCGCGGCGGTTGGTCGAGCGCGGCGTCCGATTCGTGCAAATTTTTATCAACGGCCAGATCTGGGACCATCACACCGGGATTGCGGCTGGGCTGAAGTCCGCTTCCGAACGGACGGACCAGCCGGTCGCGGCCTTGTTGCGGGATTTGAAACAGCGCGGGCTATTGGAGAGCACTCTGGTGCTGTGGGGCGGCGAGTTTGGCCGCCTGCCGATCGCGCAATTACCCGATGACAAGAGCGAGCAGAACGCCGGGCGCGATCACAACAAGAACGCCTTCACGACGTGGATGGCGGGTGCGGGGATCAAAGGCGGAACAGTGTTCGGTGCGACGGACGAGTTGGGCCTGGCCGCGGTGGAGAACCGCGTGAGCGTCCCTGACTGGCACGCGACGATCCTCCATCTGCTGGGGATGAACCACGAGGAGCTCTTCTTCGAGCGCAACGGCCTCAAGGATCGATTGACAGGAGTCACGGACGCGCGCGTCGTCGAGGCGATTCTCTCCTGA